In the Platichthys flesus chromosome 14, fPlaFle2.1, whole genome shotgun sequence genome, TGTCTTTGATTTATTGTAACTCACTGGAGCTGcattttataaatgaaaagagATGTATTCATCACatgtatttctgttgtttttgttactgTTATCATAACTGTAATAGATGATAATGTTAATGATAATAAACTTGACTTGTATAACAGTTCAAAAGCAAAGGTTCAGAACCGATGATACTGAGGAAGACTGTAATTAAAAGTTCATCAAAGGGTCAGTAAAGGACTCCTAAGTTGATAAACTATTCTCTTAAGATCAGTAAAGTCTGTTGCAAGCGACTCCTCGTGAtgtaataactttatttttaaaactctgTGTCATCCTCGCGCCGCAGCTCATCACATTCTCCGAGGTCCTGGCGAGCTGCAGCGGATCTTGGATCAGTTTCTtggaattcatttaaaaaaagctttagataaaaaacaacaacaacgctCTCGCTGGGCCAGGGCGACGTCAGGCGGTGTTTGCGAGGCGGGTCGAGGGGCTCGGACGCGGTCAGGGGTCGAGGACCATCTCCAGGAAACGGGCCCAACGTGCTGCTGCCCCGCCGCCGACAACACATCCCTGcgtggatctgtgtgtgttatctgcGCGGTGGGTTGTGGGTGTGTTGAGCGTCGAAGTAAAATGGCGGACTTGGCAAACGAAGGTGAGTGAGTGgcagtgagagaaaaacaatacgGCCGCCGCGGCGTTACGAGCGGAGCCTGCACACCGTCCGAGCGGTCGGTCACCGGAGCGGTGCTGGGTGGCGGCGAGTTGTGCGCCGAGTCCCGGGGAATTACGAGCTCCGCGGCGTTTGCAAGACAACGGCGGTAGCGAGCGGGGCTAACGATGCTAACTGGCCCGGCTGCGGGTAATTCCTGGAGCGCCTTCGGAACGCCCTCGAACGTCGCATGCCGCTAGCTGGGCTTAGCTCCCTGATGCTAGCACCCGGCTATTTATAGGCGGTGTGTTTTGCCATTTGCGGCGAGCTACGCGATCTTATTGTGGGTTTGAATCTAAGCATGACGGGGGGGGCCTCGGGTGGAACATTGTGGAGCTAACGAGGCTAATGTTTTATCTCAACTGCAGCTTCTATATAACGTTTACAGTTTCACATCCTTGTCTGTTAATGCAGTCTAGTTTTGTCTGGGTTCATTTAGGCGCGTAGACACACAAACGTCAAGCCGGAGCTAATGCTTCAGTGGGATCACTTCTTTGTGGACATTTGCTAAGTTCCCCCGGTCCCCTCTACTTGTTATCGTGTTGATTTGCTCAGTGTGCGGTGGAATCGAGCGAGCATCTTGCTGTCCTTGCCCGGCTGAGATGACTCACGCGGGATGGAGCGCATTAGCAAGCTAGCTGTAGCCGGCCAGCTAAGCTACAACTCTGCCCCGTTAGCGAGCAACCGGCGGTGCCGACTATTTGCTGGAGCGGCTCAGATGTGTAGCAAGATGCTAGCTGGTTAACATAAGCCGGGAACGTCTCCCGCTGCCCGAGTTCCAGAAGTGAACATCGGGGTTGCACGCTGCATTTTCTAACAACCTTTACAACAGGACAGCTGAGCATCGCAGAGGCGGAGGTGAACACAAAGCTGGGCCATTAGCAGGGAAATGTAGGTCACACGTTATTGTCATGTTTTTCTGCCCCTTAAACGTGTAGCCCACATGAACAGCCAGTGTTCGGCCATGAGGGGCTGTGCCAGGGAGGCAGGGGTTTCCTACCGTGGCTGCCGGCGTGTTGTCGTGTATTTGGGACTATTTCCCCCGAACGATGCTACACCTGCTCGGTGTCACAGGCCCAACCCAGACGGAGGGAAACCTTTGTCTGGTAACGTTACAGGAttacacacacatctctttAGAGAGGTTACACTGTGGAGAGGGAGATTCATCAAGTGGCCTGATGGGAGTTCAGCTGATAACATGCACTGGGTTTTGTGTGTTGTCCTTGTTGCTTGTGACAGGAGCTATACGCACAACAACAGGGGCAACACAACATTGGTGTGACACAATTCTCCCATTTGATTACCAGAGCACCCTGGCGATGTGGAGTGACAAAGTTGGATGGCTCTTTTAAAACGTGGCTATTACAATGTCGCCCCTTGATAGTTTCTCATTTTGTCCCCTTGTTTTGGGTATTTTAGGAGGATTTAGTTGAGGTCTACACACTGTGATCTCGTTCTTATTGGTACTTGTTTTAAGACCCGCATGGTATCGTGGGATTGCTTCTGAAAGTCaagtcatgttttgtttttatctccacTGCCACATTCGTCACAATGTTCTCACGCTTCCCttttaccttttctttttttggccCAGCTAAGACTGACACTTGAATAAGCTGTAAATTAAAGCAACAACATTTTAACCGGTCATATGCTCTGTTTAATGTGGAATGTTATGGATGCCTTTTGCAtcatgtgttcatttctttattgCTGATTATCATCAAAGGCCTGAACAACATCAATGTGGTCCCTGctttcatggggggggggggggggttaagacCATACAAGTCGATTGCCTTAACTACTTTTTCAACCCTACAGTAAGAATGTGATAATTTCCTACCTAATTTGGTGCCTGGATGACCAACCTTCATCTTCTCTTAACAGACAAGCCTGCCATAGCgcctcctgtgtttgttttccaaaaagaaaaagcacagaaGGTAAGTTTCTCTAGATGTCAAGTGTTTATCATCAAGACTGAAAACCAATGTTATGATTGAGCAGATTTTAAATAGGTGCATTAAGTCTCGATTCATTCAGGAAAACAATGTCACTGAATAGTATAATACTAATTTGCAGAATATGTTTCTTTGTTGCTGTTAAATTGTAAATTTGTTACACAGTGATGAGTTGTTATTTGCTGGTCATTGGTATGAAAAGGCTGAAAATAATCACTTTCTGTATAACTCAGCCTCCAAAATGATCATAAACTTGAATGCACACCAACAGTTTGTACTGAAGCTGAACATTTTAACCTTCATAAACGTAGGATAAATGGCATGACAGCTGTATTAGGCTGCATTTGTTTAAGCTCTCTGTACCAAGTAAACTGCAGATTAAGTGTATGTTGACGTCCAGTCAACCATATCTTGCTAAAATGAATACCAGGTCTCACCTTTATCCATTATTACGGGTTGGGATTCAaccttttattatttgtgttctCAACTTTGTAATGAGTTCAAAGGATAAGGACTCTTCTTTCGGGAGAAATATGAACTAAATGACTTATTGCGTTTTCTTTCAGCGATCTGCAGATGGCTCAAGTGCAGAGGATGGAGAAGGTGATGATCTAATGTCCAAACTGCCCCTGTCTCTGTTAATAGTTTCACATGAATTTATtcaaactaatattttattacCGTCTTCAGATTCAGACAAAGATGAAGGAAGCTATTGCCCCCCAGTGAAAAGGGAAAGGACCTCTTCGTTTCCACCCCCACATTCTGGTGAGGCCAATGGCAACCAAACCAAgagcattttttgttttttcttgattGCCTGTGGTGTACACAATGATTTGTATGCTGAGTGCAATGCCTGTCCTACTTTGCAGCTCCCAAGAACAATGTATTCATGCCCTCGAGTTTCTGCCAGTCTCCGACTGGGAACTCTGACTCTGAGCCAGGTGAGACATCCAAATCATTCGTAGTTTCTCTTTGCAAGTTAAAGGCCACATCTCCATGGATTATAAATCAAAAGTCATTCTTGAGGATGTTTGATTGTTAAAGTCGTAACAGCAGTGGTTTCAAATAAGATGTCAAATAATCCTTCTGTATTCCCTGTCTGCAAATGTTCCCCTTTCAAATCCTACCAGCTCTGGTTAACCCGCATGTTACCGTAGAGGAGGAATTCATTGGTGttgaagagaataaaaagattTATTATCTTTCACGTTTGTTAAAATGGATGTTTCAAGCCAAAGCACAATATTAGACATCTTTTATGTTATGAGAAATGTATTGATAAGTTCTAGGTAATggaaacattaataaatgtacATTGAAGGTCAGTGAGTGCAGTTAGGTAAAAAATCAACTTAATTGTTCCCTTTTTCCACGTATTAGTTTGAATACGTTTTTTCTAATCTGAAGAAACTTGCTGTTCCAGATTAGTGAATTCCCAGTCAAGTTGGATATCTGTCGGCTAGGCTCATTCCTTGTGTTAGGGTCTGGTTGAGATTTGGTTGTTTTAAAGGAATTTGGTCCCCtgtcctttctttctctgttaGGGTCATGTGTTGCAAATAGAGAGTGGAATATAACAAGCATAGAGAGGAGAATCGTATCAATTCTTATTAGCCTGGTAAACTAATTTTCACTGTTAGATCAAATTGAACTAGGTAAAAAAGTAGCTTATTCACTGTGGGAACACTATGACCTTGTGTGACTCAGGAGGATGCCCGTACATAATATTGTAGCAGTTCTAAATTATGTCTGAACCGCCAAGTGAGTTTAGGAAGTTCAGAGTTTATCAGCCACATGTTATGATGCCAGTAAAGATGTGGAGTTTACCTGGATATTGGTCAAGGCACAGGGTTTGTTGTTATGAGATTCCTCCGTGTCATGTGCTGATATTTGgcggcagtgtgtgtgtagtactCCTGTACATGTCAGAGGAATGGCTTATCAGGGATTATAAGGTAGTTGTGTTTTTTGCTGGTGAGCATATAGTCACGGTTTCGCTACAAGTTATTTGAAATTGGTGGGGAAATCTCTCaagttctgtctctttttttaaagaattataaaaataaaaacgtaTAGCAGTGGGTTCAGGACTCCAATTTAGCAGCAGTCAgttgcattttaatttgatgttgGTACAGACCGCATTCAGGTCTCAGCTCCATGCCAGTGCCGTCCTTTGAATGTGATTTGGGTCAAACTCAATCACATTTATCACTTAACAGCTGATAATGTTCTGTTTGACACCATGTTGGTTATGGTTCATCACATGTATTTGACTGGAGTCACTGTCCAATGATGAGGCATTGccatcattaatattttaattcaaCCGTGTTGGACTTACTCTCAACAGGATGAGATTTCTGTTAGGAAGGAGAGCCGAGATGAAACTGATTTAATttggaaaagaaagatgtaCAGATATTCTAACTGCAGTTGGACTGTTTATGATTGTGTGAATTATTTAAAGTACAATGTGTATAGGCACACAGTAAAATTGTAACATAGATTCTTGGTACAACTACTCCAAAAGCAGGCAGAAACTCTGCTAAGTACCAGATATAATGATTTCTTATATTTCAATTCCAAGCAATCAGCCTTAATTTAAAACAGACTTGTGAAGATTGCTATGTGGTTATGTGTATTTTTGAATCATTGTACAACTGTTTGTGGCTCCTCTGTGTCCTATGAATTGGGTTGGCTAGGGAAATGAAAATAAGGTCTGGGCTGAGGAAACACAATTTGACATTTAATTAAACATGACTGTTTGCTCGACATGGGGATAAGCTCATAAATGTTGAGGGAGAGCGGGTTGCAGTGCTTTTTTTACAAGTGTTTAGGTTTTGTACTTAAGCCCTGGTTTAGTCCAGGTCATGCCAGGCTATTAAAGCTGCTGAGATGGAGATACACAGAGGTAGAAATAGACCACAGGCCCTAGAGCCTGTCATGTTATGGCACAGGAGTCGGAGTGCTTGACAACTATTGAGGCTATACAAGGGTTGTGGTGGTAACTGCTGTTGTGGTTTTGAAAGTGCAAAGACAAAGGGAATGtgccttttgtgtttttctctgcaacTCTTGGATCTGTTTTTTGATGTCTGTCCCCTTGTGTGCTCTCTCACCAGAGGAGAAGCCGGTGGGATTCCGGTTAAAGCCACCAACTCTCATACACGGACAGGCCCCAAGTTCAGGTTGGttgtttcattcataaacaTTGTCTCACACAGAGTTtactgaaatggaaaataaattcaTGAACCTGAGCCCAGACTTGCACTCATTTATATGACCCCTCTCACAAGTGGAAAAGGTACATCTAGACTTGAACTAATAGACCTTAAAACATCTtattgtgcttttaaaaaaaaagtatgagaCAAGTTTTGTCTTTTGCAGGTGTCCCAAGTCAGAAACCCAAGGAGCAACAACGCAGTGTCCTCCGCCCTGCAGTTCTCCAGGCACCACCCTCTAAATCACATATAGAGTCCAGTGAGTTAGCTTGGAGTCACCTGCCCGCATTAGTTGATAAAAACTTTTACTCCTCATTAAAATCTTCTTAGTCTGATAATTCTTTAACTGTCAATACTGATGATTTGTGTGGTTATTTTTGCATGTGTTTCACAGGATAGATTTCCTTAAGGATGGTAAACAAACAGTGATGTAAATGAtcagtcttctttttctctgtctgttaaAGATTCCAGTTGTGGAACCAATGGTGTTAAAAAGTCCTCAGATGGGCCCCCGTCCCTCTTCCTGAACAACACAGAGCACTCGGCCAGCAAGTCAATGGTGAAGAGAGGCTACTGGTTGAAAAACTGTCAAGTGCTAAAACACACCTGTGAAAATGGACaatagatattttattttggtttgtttttcttgtctcagaaacatgaaaatgagGAAGATGGAGCAAGTGGTAACAGCGATGGAGGTgggagagagatgaaggagacAGATGAAGCAACATCTTTTGTGTTTGGTCAGAATATTAAAGACAGAGCAAAAGTAAGTTGTTCTCCAACTGTTCACACCCGTTTGTGATTTACTATGCAACATGTGAGTCAGGATTGcattaaaaacagatttgtgAGTTTTCATCTGGGATTTTGCACAATTCCATATCTAACATGTCCGGGTTTTTTCTAGGTGGAGGAAAACAGTACAGAAGGCAAGTCAAAGGATGGTGTGCCACTGGACCCTCAATCAGAGGGCACTAATTATTTCTTACAATATGTCTCTACCCCAAGGTAATAAGAGTGTGTCCTCCTTTGAGTATTTTTAGAAACTCATCTTCATTTATGATTAACTTCAATAAACTCACtactgttttttgtttcttcctttttccagttcaaaaaatgacacaaacagtaCAGACAATGCAGCAAAATTCGTTTTCGGGCAGAACATGTCTGAAAGAGTTCTGGTGAGTCCAAACCGCCTGTTGCATAGTCACTCCGCATTTTGCCAAAATCGGCAACACGCCTAATTATTCGGCTTTGAACGAGTTCCAGTGACACGTTTGTTGTATTTCCAGAGCCCTCCCAAGGGTGAGTCTGCAAATGAGGAATATAAAGAGGTTTTGGCTACCCCAGCTTCAGAGCCCTCATCACAGGAAACCACCCCAGAGAAGGGTAAAAACACAACCCCACTGATTACTCAAACAATGCTTCCGTGTTTGGTTATACACCTGGCTTCACACAATCATAAACCACAAAAAGACCTTGCATTGTTTAAACAAGCAGCTTATCAGACATCCAACATGTGTTGTAATCCTACCAACAATAATCATTGAAAAATGTTACATCAAGTCTTTTGATTTCAGCATCATATTGAGTAGTTTagtaattgtgtgtttgatcaTTTCAGCCTAAAGACCTGTGCCTATAGTAAAATACTCAATCTGAGATGCGCATACCACCAGTGATGCATCCAAACAATTAAACATTAATGCCGGTTTCTGTGTTGATATCATTGACTGAATTGATTAACATTTTCCCACTAAAGAGGGTATTTAACTGTCCCCTTTCTTTCCCATCAGACTCGCAGTTTATTCACAGTGCAGACAAATTACTGCTAAAGAGGGATAAGGTGCCGCAGAGAATTGTGTcacatttgtgtgagtgtgaagtgaattcaaatcatttgaaaatatcTCCTGCTTGTTTATAGGGAAGAAATATAAGATTATTCTCACATTACAAATGTAGATGGCTGAAAGATTGGGTTTCATGGAGGctgtaattttattatttttgtcgttaaatataaagttttatatttggTTTCATACTCAACCAGTCATGAACACATACATTGCAGCCAAGTCCAATATTTCATGTATGTTATATGTGGGGGGAGGTCTCTGATTTGCTGAGACGATGCTGTACATAGAGTTTAGGACCTTGAGAGCGACGGTCCACTTTGTTCAGTGACAATGAAAAGAAATCCAGCAtttcaaagctgctgctgctcagacatTCGTCAATGTGGGAACAGACAAGTGGTTCTTTTCTGTGAATGATCAGCAGCGGCCTTTGCAGCTCTGGTGTAAGTGATAGAGTGCCTCCATGTGTCCTTCACAGTTACAGCACTGTCTCGTCCACAGCTGTGCAGACAGTATTGTTGTTGTGTCCCAATATAATATCCTGGAAGAAGGAGCACACTTCACACATGCCTATGAATTGATGAAACGTGAAGGGATCAAACATTCGGAGTAGGATGCTAATTTCTCCCTGACGTGTTTCATCTCAGCAGTGAACAGCGTCTCGGAGTCTTTGGAGGAGTCTGCAGCAGCGTACACCAAAGCCACAGCCAAGAAGTGCGTCTTAGAGAAAGTCGACGTCAAGACTGGAGAGGAATCAGAAAGCAATGTTTTACAGGTAGAGGGTGGGCTCTCTTGATCCATGACATTGCACTAAATACACGTGTCAGATAGTGCTACAGTTCTTGTTTGTCTGCCCTTGTTCTACAGATGCAGTGTAAGTTGTATGTTTTTGAGAAAACCGCTCAGTCGTGGATAGAGCGAGGTCGGGGTTTGCTGAGGCTCAATGATATGGCATCGACGGACGACGGCTCGCTACAGTCCCGTCTAGGTAAACACAGCTGCACGtgaaatgaatggattcaacaACTTGTGTACAGCTGAATTTGACTATAGTTTGGTGATCAGTGTTTAAATGCATGTATTTTCTGGTTGGTTGGGTCCGTTTGCAAGAAAGAGCTGGGATTAGAAAGTTCATAACAattggtatatatatattacaagtTATTGAACACAAGGGGGAGCCCTTTAGTAGAGACAAGACATCACAACAAACGTATACACACTGTAAATGGACCAtgatttgtaaaacattttattccatCAAGTAAGCAAAACAAAAGTTGAGATTTTTGCTTAATTTTAAAAAGTATTGAGTTATTTTGTGCAGGTTTTACTATATCACAGTTTATGAGTCCATTGTCAGTAACATTTCTTACTCCTGTATCTATGCTAAAGGGCAAAAAACAGTCACTTATAGCATCCACACTAAAGTCTTAtagttattactattatttgtATACCTATTGCTGCTGAGGTCATAGTGAGAAAGAATGATATGGACTGAAAGGACAGTGAATCATGTGGCCGATTGCGTCTGTAATTCATTCCTGCTCTTTGTGGTTCCATTTTTCCAGTGATGAGGACCCAGGGCAGCCTCCGGTTGATTCTCAACACTAAACTTTGGCCCCAGATGCAGGTGGACAAAGCCAGCGAGAAGAGTGTGCGAATCACTGCCATGGACACAGAGGACCAGGGGGTCAAGGTCTTCCTAATATCGGTATGTCCATCGTCGTTAAGCTCGGACAATTAATGGACTTTATCCGATATGTTGCTTGTCTATATTTGAATGGGGGCTTTATTTCAAACAgactctttattttatttttgtaatacaTTGAATTGCAGATCCAGTGAAACGGACAAATCCtgtagttttctttatttccgAGAGCAagatagatttgtttttttctttgttggaGGAATGTTCTCTACCCTTTGGCCGTTCTGGTTCGTCTTTCTTCTTCAGTGAGGCTGACTTGTCTGTACCCGTGTCCCTCTCCTTTAGGGTAGCTCTAAGGATGTAGGTCAGCTGGCTGCAGCGTTACATCACCGTATCTTGGCCCTAAAGAGCAGGGTGGAGCaggagcctgagacaccgacaACAACCATCCCTGATACCGATGTACCACAGTCCAATGAGGACGACAGCGACGAGGATGACAATGCCTCTGCCTCGGCCTCAGCCCTAGCCTCCGCTCCTGCTACAAGTACGTGATCTTTATGTCTTGgctcaagtgtgtgtttggattttcTCTCGTTTGCTTCAATTCAAATTTGTTGTCTTGATtttcagtgtttattttgtgttgttaccttttgctttttttgtgcCACAGCAGTTGAGATATGGACTCAGTtggcagtttattaggaacacctagAATAAACAAATGCAGTGTTATACAACTATTCTATCATAAGTCTCTTGAAGGTTTTAAAGTTCAGTTTAGTGTTTTCGAGAGGTGCTggtttaacttcctgttttggaGGCTGCAATTCTGTGGTGATGTTGCATTATACAGTGACAGGGTTTCCATTATTTTGTCCATCCCATGTATTATGGCAGGAAGGCTAAATAACAGACACCAACGTGCTCATTAGGGTGAATCAATGCTgctttaaaacaatttaaatacaatCTGGACATCAGGAAGGAATCATATAGCGTTTATTAGCTGTAGCTTCCTAATAATGAACTGCCAGCTGAAGGGACACATATCCAGACCAGCTCGCTGACAAATCATTTGCCAACCTGCTGTCACTCCTCTTCCTGCAGGTAAttcagagggagaagagagccAGGCAACAGGAAGCACATAGCGTCACTTGTGGACAGCCTGCCAAGATGCTGCTGTTAAAGCTTTTTTGCTGTAGGCATCTCCATGGACACCCCTTGACCAACATGGGTCCTCCAGACCAGTACTTTTGGATATTAGAAGTCTAGCTCCA is a window encoding:
- the ranbp3b gene encoding ran-binding protein 3b isoform X6; protein product: MADLANEDKPAIAPPVFVFQKEKAQKRSADGSSAEDGEDSDKDEGSYCPPVKRERTSSFPPPHSAPKNNVFMPSSFCQSPTGNSDSEPEEKPVGFRLKPPTLIHGQAPSSGVPSQKPKEQQRSVLRPAVLQAPPSKSHIESNSSCGTNGVKKSSDGPPSLFLNNTEHSASKSMKHENEEDGASGNSDGGGREMKETDEATSFVFGQNIKDRAKVEENSTEGKSKDGVPLDPQSEGTNYFLQYVSTPSSKNDTNSTDNAAKFVFGQNMSERVLSPPKGESANEEYKEVLATPASEPSSQETTPEKVNSVSESLEESAAAYTKATAKKCVLEKVDVKTGEESESNVLQMQCKLYVFEKTAQSWIERGRGLLRLNDMASTDDGSLQSRLVMRTQGSLRLILNTKLWPQMQVDKASEKSVRITAMDTEDQGVKVFLISGSSKDVGQLAAALHHRILALKSRVEQEPETPTTTIPDTDVPQSNEDDSDEDDNASASASALASAPATSNSEGEESQATGST
- the ranbp3b gene encoding ran-binding protein 3b isoform X3, with the protein product MADLANEDKPAIAPPVFVFQKEKAQKRSADGSSAEDGEDSDKDEGSYCPPVKRERTSSFPPPHSAPKNNVFMPSSFCQSPTGNSDSEPEEKPVGFRLKPPTLIHGQAPSSGVPSQKPKEQQRSVLRPAVLQAPPSKSHIESNSSCGTNGVKKSSDGPPSLFLNNTEHSASKSMKHENEEDGASGNSDGGGREMKETDEATSFVFGQNIKDRAKVEENSTEGKSKDGVPLDPQSEGTNYFLQYVSTPSSKNDTNSTDNAAKFVFGQNMSERVLSPPKGESANEEYKEVLATPASEPSSQETTPEKDSQFIHSADKLLLKRDKVPQRIVSHLLNSVSESLEESAAAYTKATAKKCVLEKVDVKTGEESESNVLQMQCKLYVFEKTAQSWIERGRGLLRLNDMASTDDGSLQSRLVMRTQGSLRLILNTKLWPQMQVDKASEKSVRITAMDTEDQGVKVFLISGSSKDVGQLAAALHHRILALKSRVEQEPETPTTTIPDTDVPQSNEDDSDEDDNASASASALASAPATSNSEGEESQATGST
- the ranbp3b gene encoding ran-binding protein 3b isoform X1, giving the protein MADLANEDKPAIAPPVFVFQKEKAQKRSADGSSAEDGEDSDKDEGSYCPPVKRERTSSFPPPHSAPKNNVFMPSSFCQSPTGNSDSEPEEKPVGFRLKPPTLIHGQAPSSGVPSQKPKEQQRSVLRPAVLQAPPSKSHIESNSSCGTNGVKKSSDGPPSLFLNNTEHSASKSMKHENEEDGASGNSDGGGREMKETDEATSFVFGQNIKDRAKVEENSTEGKSKDGVPLDPQSEGTNYFLQYVSTPSSKNDTNSTDNAAKFVFGQNMSERVLSPPKGESANEEYKEVLATPASEPSSQETTPEKDSQFIHSADKLLLKRDKVPQRIVSHLSVNSVSESLEESAAAYTKATAKKCVLEKVDVKTGEESESNVLQMQCKLYVFEKTAQSWIERGRGLLRLNDMASTDDGSLQSRLVMRTQGSLRLILNTKLWPQMQVDKASEKSVRITAMDTEDQGVKVFLISGSSKDVGQLAAALHHRILALKSRVEQEPETPTTTIPDTDVPQSNEDDSDEDDNASASASALASAPATSNSEGEESQATGST
- the ranbp3b gene encoding ran-binding protein 3b isoform X7 produces the protein MADLANEDKPAIAPPVFVFQKEKAQKRSADGSSAEDGEDSDKDEGSYCPPVKRERTSSFPPPHSAPKNNVFMPSSFCQSPTGNSDSEPEEKPVGFRLKPPTLIHGQAPSSDSSCGTNGVKKSSDGPPSLFLNNTEHSASKSMKHENEEDGASGNSDGGGREMKETDEATSFVFGQNIKDRAKVEENSTEGKSKDGVPLDPQSEGTNYFLQYVSTPSSKNDTNSTDNAAKFVFGQNMSERVLSPPKGESANEEYKEVLATPASEPSSQETTPEKDSQFIHSADKLLLKRDKVPQRIVSHLSVNSVSESLEESAAAYTKATAKKCVLEKVDVKTGEESESNVLQMQCKLYVFEKTAQSWIERGRGLLRLNDMASTDDGSLQSRLVMRTQGSLRLILNTKLWPQMQVDKASEKSVRITAMDTEDQGVKVFLISGSSKDVGQLAAALHHRILALKSRVEQEPETPTTTIPDTDVPQSNEDDSDEDDNASASASALASAPATSNSEGEESQATGST
- the ranbp3b gene encoding ran-binding protein 3b isoform X5, producing the protein MADLANEDKPAIAPPVFVFQKEKAQKRSADGSSAEDGEDSDKDEGSYCPPVKRERTSSFPPPHSAPKNNVFMPSSFCQSPTGNSDSEPEEKPVGFRLKPPTLIHGQAPSSGVPSQKPKEQQRSVLRPAVLQAPPSKSHIESNSSCGTNGVKKSSDGPPSLFLNNTEHSASKSMKHENEEDGASGNSDGGGREMKETDEATSFVFGQNIKDRAKVEENSTEGKSKDGVPLDPQSEGTNYFLQYVSTPSSKNDTNSTDNAAKFVFGQNMSERVLSPPKGESANEEYKEVLATPASEPSSQETTPEKAVNSVSESLEESAAAYTKATAKKCVLEKVDVKTGEESESNVLQMQCKLYVFEKTAQSWIERGRGLLRLNDMASTDDGSLQSRLVMRTQGSLRLILNTKLWPQMQVDKASEKSVRITAMDTEDQGVKVFLISGSSKDVGQLAAALHHRILALKSRVEQEPETPTTTIPDTDVPQSNEDDSDEDDNASASASALASAPATSNSEGEESQATGST
- the ranbp3b gene encoding ran-binding protein 3b isoform X2; this translates as MLTGPAADKPAIAPPVFVFQKEKAQKRSADGSSAEDGEDSDKDEGSYCPPVKRERTSSFPPPHSAPKNNVFMPSSFCQSPTGNSDSEPEEKPVGFRLKPPTLIHGQAPSSGVPSQKPKEQQRSVLRPAVLQAPPSKSHIESNSSCGTNGVKKSSDGPPSLFLNNTEHSASKSMKHENEEDGASGNSDGGGREMKETDEATSFVFGQNIKDRAKVEENSTEGKSKDGVPLDPQSEGTNYFLQYVSTPSSKNDTNSTDNAAKFVFGQNMSERVLSPPKGESANEEYKEVLATPASEPSSQETTPEKDSQFIHSADKLLLKRDKVPQRIVSHLSVNSVSESLEESAAAYTKATAKKCVLEKVDVKTGEESESNVLQMQCKLYVFEKTAQSWIERGRGLLRLNDMASTDDGSLQSRLVMRTQGSLRLILNTKLWPQMQVDKASEKSVRITAMDTEDQGVKVFLISGSSKDVGQLAAALHHRILALKSRVEQEPETPTTTIPDTDVPQSNEDDSDEDDNASASASALASAPATSNSEGEESQATGST
- the ranbp3b gene encoding ran-binding protein 3b isoform X4 encodes the protein MTNLHLLLTDKPAIAPPVFVFQKEKAQKRSADGSSAEDGEDSDKDEGSYCPPVKRERTSSFPPPHSAPKNNVFMPSSFCQSPTGNSDSEPEEKPVGFRLKPPTLIHGQAPSSGVPSQKPKEQQRSVLRPAVLQAPPSKSHIESNSSCGTNGVKKSSDGPPSLFLNNTEHSASKSMKHENEEDGASGNSDGGGREMKETDEATSFVFGQNIKDRAKVEENSTEGKSKDGVPLDPQSEGTNYFLQYVSTPSSKNDTNSTDNAAKFVFGQNMSERVLSPPKGESANEEYKEVLATPASEPSSQETTPEKVNSVSESLEESAAAYTKATAKKCVLEKVDVKTGEESESNVLQMQCKLYVFEKTAQSWIERGRGLLRLNDMASTDDGSLQSRLVMRTQGSLRLILNTKLWPQMQVDKASEKSVRITAMDTEDQGVKVFLISGSSKDVGQLAAALHHRILALKSRVEQEPETPTTTIPDTDVPQSNEDDSDEDDNASASASALASAPATSNSEGEESQATGST